In the Vanessa cardui chromosome 10, ilVanCard2.1, whole genome shotgun sequence genome, one interval contains:
- the LOC124532759 gene encoding uncharacterized protein LOC124532759 — MTTYSLDAETFINEIKKHKELWDVSSDGYRYKTKDKQIAWANVARVFITDFDNMKDVEKTEVYRKLHSKWRNIRDAYVRNLKRKDGKRGYMYAKHLTFLSSRYNENHTSEDDTTDEEKNVSINKPRSIEVTTNSDEEASTIVNLKRRRVEKFDKIEFVETPNIQTVETHCTEDEDRSFFDSLLPAVREFDLDQKLEFRCEVLKLIKHIRSEAITFKPEFNTIDY; from the exons ATGACAACGTACTCACTGGACGCTGAAACGTTTATAAACGAAATAAAGAAACACAAAGAGTTATGGGATGTGTCCAGTGACGGTTACAGGTACAAGACCAAGGACAAGCAGATTGCTTGGGCCAACGTGGCGAGGGTTTTCATAACGGATTTCGATAATATGAAAGATGTTGAAAAAACAGAAGTCT ATCGCAAGCTACACAGCAAGTGGCGTAACATACGCGATGCGTACGTCCGGAATCTAAAACGCAAAGACGGAAAACGCGGTTACATGTACGCGAAACACTTAACCTTCCTGAGCAGCCGGTACAACGAGAACCACACCAGCGAGGACGACACCACGGACGAGGAGAAAAACGTCAGCATCAACAAGCCCAGAAGCATCGAAGTCACGACGAACAGCGACGAGGAGGCTTCGACTATCGTCAACCTGAAACGGCGTCGAGTCGAGAAATTCGATAAGATCGAATTTGTCGAAACGCCGAATATACAAACGGTCGAAACGCATTGCACGGAAGACGAAGATAGGTCGTTCTTCGATTCATTGTTGCCAGCTGTCAGGGAGTTCGATTTAGACCAGAAACTGGAATTTAGATGCGAGGTTTTGAAgctaataaaacatattaggtCAGAAGCAATAACTTTCAAGCCCGAATTTAATACTATAGATTATTAA
- the LOC124532758 gene encoding uncharacterized protein LOC124532758 codes for MIKTTLYQLNPARLIEEIKKRPGLYRTEQPADREEKLHLWKEVGAAIYDDWDSFNKATAYDRVLQLQRKWRSLRDAYNRELRARRAAPRGNRRVYIYFKRMSFLGGFEGSVSDDDDQDGNQVIFSNQTEDPLFSSHTSHTPRRKRRKKSSSDGDQAPEELEMPVFPVDISDDGDSDKLFLLSFLPEMKQLPANIKMWARAQIANVMQEAVNSHFNNSIPGSSSDRNGMVKQRRDSSE; via the exons ATGATAAAGACAACGCTTTACCAATTGAACCCGGCGCGTTTGATTGAGGAAATAAAGAAGCGTCCAGGTCTGTACCGGACGGAGCAGCCCGCGGACCGCGAGGAGAAGCTGCACCTCTGGAAGGAGGTCGGAGCCGCTATATACGACGACTGGGACAGCTTCAATAAGGCAACTGCGTACGATCGAG TCCTCCAGTTGCAAAGGAAATGGCGCTCGCTTCGGGACGCGTACAACAGGGAGCTGCGAGCGCGCCGCGCGGCGCCGCGTGGCAACCGACGCGTCTACATATACTTCAAACGCATGAGTTTCCTCGGCGGCTTCGAGGGCAGCGTCAGTGATGA CGACGATCAAGATGGTAACCAGGTGATATTCAGCAACCAGACCGAAGATCCTCTTTTCAGCAGTCACACAAGTCATACGCCGAGACGAAAACGTCGAAAGAAATCCAGCTCGGACGGGGACCAGGCTCCAGAGGAGTTGGAGATGCCGGTCTTCCCCGTGGATATATCTGACGATGGGGACAGCGATAAACTATTTTTGCTCTCATTTCTACCGGAAATGAAGCAATTACCGGCGAATATAAAGATGTGGGCGAGGGCTCAGATAGCAAATGTGATGCAGGAAGCCGTAAATTCACATTTCAATAATTCAATACCTGGCAGCAGTTCGGATAGAAACGGAATGGTCAAACAAAGGAGGGACAGTTCGGAATAG